GGACGGTCGGACACTGACCGTGTTGGCCAAGGATGAGACCCAACTGCCGGTGGCACCGTTGACCACCTCGCTGTCGTCTCGGGAATGGCTGGTCGGCGGCACCTTCACCGGCAGCGGCATGGGATCGGTCAAGGGGGGCACCTTGGAGGTCGGTTACCAGATCGGCTGCGGTATCGAGATGGACAAGGTCAAACTCAACGGCTCGATCGGTATCTCCGGCGGCAACATCGCCTTGGACAACGGCGGCAGACTCTCCGACCTCGGGGCGGTGGCCTTCCCGATATCGGGTCAGATCGAGGTCGAACCCCGCCCGGGCACCGTCACCAACGTCCAGGTGGACAAGAAGTCCTACAAGGGCAACGACGTCCGCGTCACCGTGAAGGACGTGCACATCAAGGTGGA
This DNA window, taken from Mycolicibacterium neoaurum, encodes the following:
- a CDS encoding MspA family porin, with amino-acid sequence MNLHRFAAFAVALALPLAITPVASADPADDPAAPGADPLSAPAVPGPAPDTGAVASEVPGIAHTPDGRTLTVLAKDETQLPVAPLTTSLSSREWLVGGTFTGSGMGSVKGGTLEVGYQIGCGIEMDKVKLNGSIGISGGNIALDNGGRLSDLGAVAFPISGQIEVEPRPGTVTNVQVDKKSYKGNDVRVTVKDVHIKVDNCVGASSLRSYAVLTSSGTDADDIVAYYGVAKVF